The genomic region GTCTATCTGGACAAGCTGCTAACGAAGCTAACACCTACCTCGACTACGCTATCAACGCTCTAAGCTAGAGAGCGTAAGCTTGCCCGAAGAGGGATGCAAGTGCTGGATCGGTTAGAACTAGCAGTTGTATTCAGCTTCGGGCATTGTTTTTCTCATTTGTCAGAAAACAAGTGTCAACAAACCAACTTTAAGATTAGTTGCTTCGGGAGAGCGGTGCATGAGCGTTTTACCAGCAGACATTTTAGCAGCAGCAGGACGGCTCGGCATTTCTGCATTTGATGCCTCATCAAGAGTCGAACTCCGACCTGATTGGACGGAAGACGAACTGCAATCAGTCATCCGAGCTGTATACCGTCAGGTATTGGGCAACGACTACGTTATGAAAGCAGAACGTCTGACTTCAGCTGAATCTTTACTACGGCAGGGAAACTTTACTGTCAAAGATTTTGTCCGCGCTGTTGCCAAGTCAGATTTATACAAAAACAAGTTTTTCTATTCAAATCCCAATCAACGCTTTGTCGAACTCAATTTCAAGCATTTGTTGGGTCGCGCTCCTTATGATGAAGCTGAGTGGGCTTACCATACAGAGCTTTGCGAAGATGTGGGTTACGATGCTGAGATCGACTCTTATCTAGATAGCGTTGAGTACGACAACAACTTTGGTAACAACGTTGTTCCGTACTATCGCGGATTCTCAGTAGAACCAGGCTCGAGAACAGTTGGCTTTAGTCGGATGTTCCGCCTCTATCGCGGTTATGCAACTAGCGATCGCGCCTCGATTGGTGGAAAATCCCCGCGCCTGACATCTGAACTCGGTCGCAACCAATCTTCTACAATCGTCCAACCTTCTAGTGGTAGCGGACGCTGGAATTTTGGTGCTGCAATTCCTAAAGATGCCGCTCCTAAAAAAGCGATCGGCGGAACACAAGAAGAAAGCGGACGAGTCTACCGGATTGAAATCACGGGACTGTTACAACCAGGCTATCCCAAAGTACGCCGCAGTAGCACTGCCATCATGGTTCCCTACGAGCGATTATCCCAAAAACTACAGGAAATCACTAAAAAGGGTGGCAGAATCGTTAGCGTGAATCCAGCCTAGTAGTTAATGGTTAATGGTTAATAGTTATTCGTTCCAGTAAACGACCATTGACTATTGACCATTGACAAATAACATTCAATATTGCACAAGCGTGTCTTAATCTAACTATGTTTGGTCAAACATCACTTGGCAGTGGCAGACTCAGTAACGCCGAAAATCGCATCTATCGCTATGAAGTTGAGGGGATGCGTCAAACTTACAAATCTGACCAACTGAGCTATCCGATTCGCAGTAGTGGCAGTTTTTTCATCTCGGTTCCCTACAACCGCATGAACGAAGAAATGCAGCGAATTCACCGCATGGGTGGCAGAATCGTCAGCATTGAGGCACTAACTTTTGATGGCGACGGTCAAGCTAAAAGCGACGCTACCGCAGCTCATCAAAATCTTACAGCCGAAAGCAAAGACAAAGCTGCTGGAGCCGATATAAATCGAGAAACCAAAGCTAAAAGTCACGAATAAGTACTCAACTTAATAGAAGCGCGGTTACAGGAGATATAGAAGCCATGTTCGGTCAAACAACTGTTGGTGCAAACGGAGTTTCTTCCACTTCTAGCCGGATGTTTCGTTATGAAGTCGTAGGCTTACGGCAGAATGATGAAACAGACAAAAATAACTATGAGATCCGCCGCAGCGGTAGCGTATTTGTTACCGTGCCTTACAGCCGGATGAATGAAGAAATGCAGCGGATTACTCGCTTGGGTGGCAAAATCGTCAAGATCGAACCACTATCGACTGTGAAGTAGGCATAGGTTTGATGCAATGGAGTCCAGTGCTGAAGAACTAGAGGTAACAGCAACAGGATTAACGGTGGAACAAGCGATCGCTAACTTACGATCGCCAGATTTAAGCCTGCGTTACTACGCAGCTTGGTGGTTGGGCAAGTTCCGCGTCCGCGAACCAGCCGCCGTTGATGCGTTGATTGCTGCTCTCGAAGATGAAGCTGACAGGACAGAATTAGGCGGTTATCCCCTGCGCCGTAATGCAGCAAGAGCCTTGGGCAAGCTGAGCGATCGGCGAGCAGTACCAAGGCTAATTTGCTGTTTGGCGTGCGAAGATTTTTATGTCAGGGAAGCCGCAGCCCAGTCCCTAGCCATGCTAGGCGATCCGACTGCTATCCCGGCTCTGATGAAGCTATTAGCAGGTGGTGTTGATGCTGCCGTTTTCGTACCAGGCAGACCTCATCTGATTCAACCTTACGATAGCGTTATCGAAGCTTTAGGGGCGCTGCAAGCAAAAGCAGCCGTATCGTCGATCGAACCGTTCATCAACCATCCTACAGCCAGAGTGCAATATGCCGCTCTACGAGCAATGTACCAGCTGACTCAAGAGGATAGCTACGGACAGCGCCTAGTAGACGGATTGGCAAATGACGATCTGAAACTGCGGCGGGTGGTATTAGCCGATTTGGGAGCAATTGGTTACGTCGGTGCAGCCGAGGCGATCGCCTCCTGTAAGGTGGAAAACAGCTTTAAACTCCTCTCCCTCAAAGGACTCCTAGAGTCGCAACTCCAAACCCAGCCCGAGCAACTTTCCGACCCAGCCATCCATTTGATGAGTTTGATGGATTCGTTGTTGTAATTGAAGGGGCAAGGCAGAAGTCAGAAGTCACTGACAACTGATAACCGATCGCTGCTTCCTGCTTCCTCAGCTCTCTTTTTCCCCCTCACTCCTCGCTCCTCTCATGTCTGACCCAACCCAAAACCTCATCCAAGCCGTAGATCGGGCAGATTCGCCAGAAAGCTTGGTGGCGGCGGTGCGCTCGCTGGCAGCAGCGAAAGATGAGGCAGGAATTGGAACTTTAATTGCCGTACTGGGTTATAACAACCCAGTTGCCGCAGTAGCAGCAGTAGAGGGACTAACGCAGTTGGGAGCAAAAGCAGTACAGCCGTTAATTGAAAAATTGGATGGCTATAACTACGGGGCAAGGGCTTATAGCATTCGCGCTATAGCCGCGATCGCCGATCCTCTTGCTTTAGAAGTGTTGACAACAGCAGCAGCGACAGACTTTGCTCCCAGCGTCCGCAGAGCGGCGGCTAAGGGTTTGGGTCAGATGCGTTGGCAAAATATTGCGACTCCAGCCGAACGCGCGGCAGGGCAGCAGCAAGCACTGGAAACCTTACTCTCAGTCTCTCAAGACTCCGACTGGTCAATTCGTTACGCGGCTGTGGTGGGCTTACAGGGTTTGTTACAAGTATCAGACCTGCAAGCAAAAATTCAGCCTCATTTAATTCAAATGATTGAGTCTGATTCCGATCCAGCAGTCCGCGCCCGCGCCCAACTAGCAATAAATGAAGTCGTAAGTCGTAAGTCGTAAGTCAGAAACCTCTTACCTCTTGCTTGACTCACCGATATCTAACAATTGTACGGGCGGATTTAATCGCAGAACTATTTAATTTAGTACAGCTATGCTCAAAAAATCCGCCCGTACGACAACTGATAACTGTTAACCGATCACTGAAAATGTCAATTCCATTACTTGAAGTCAAACCTTCCAGCCAAAATCAGCGGGTTGAGGGTTACGAAGTTCCTAGTGAAGACACGCCAATTGGCTACCGCTTAACAGAGACTTCCTCGGTATCAGATATCGATGAAATTATCTGGGCAGGTTATCGCCAAATTTTCAGCGAACACCTGATTATTGAAAGCTATCGCCAACCCTTCCTTGAATCTCAACTCCGCAACCGTGCCATTACCGTGCGAGATTTTATTCGCGGTTTGGGTAAGTCGGACGTCTACCGCGAGTTAGTCGGAGAAACCAATTCTAACTATCGTTTAGTGGATATCTCCTTTAAGCGATTTTTGGGACGGGCAACTTATAACCAAAAAGAGCAAATCGCCTGGTCGATTGTCATCGCTACCAAAGGCTTGAACGGCTTTATCGATGCAATCGTCGATAGCGAAGAGTACCGTGAAAACTTCGGCAATGATATCGTCCCCTACCAACGCCGCCGCTTTAAAGGTCGTCCCTTTAACTTGGTAAACCCTCGTTACAATGGCGACTGGCGCGATCGCGAAAACATCCGCAACTTAGAAGGTCGCGGCTACTACCGCGCCCGTAAGACTGGCGATGTTACTAAAGAATTGGTGCGTCAGGCAATTCCCTCTAACTTTATGACAATGGCTGGAGGAATTTTTACTCCAGAAGTCAACTACCAGCGATCGCGCGATCGGGTTCTCTCTCAAATCTCAACAATGGAGATCCCCGATACGACACGCAAAGACACATTGCCCCAAACTACGATCAAACCTACCAAAGTCGCTTTACCCTACGACTACATTCCCTCCGATCCTAGAAACTAACTAGGGTAATGGGTAATAGGTAATGGGTGACACAAATAATTACCAATTACCTATTACCAACTACCAACCACCAACTACCAATTCATCCTTTATGTCAATACCTCTACTCGAATACAAACCCAGTTCGCAAAATCAGCGGGTGGCTGGTTACGAAGTTCCAAGTGAAGATACTCCTTGGATTTATCGCTTGGAAGATTGTATCGACCCCAGCGATAATCAAGAATTGATTTGGGCTGCGTATCGCCAAGTTTTTAGCGAACACGAAATTCTCAAATTCTATCGCCAACAACAGCTAGAATCTCAACTGAAGAATCGCGCTATCACCGTGCGGGACTTTATTCGCGGTTTAGCTAAGTCAGAATCGTTCCGCCGCTTGGTGGTAGAAACAAACTCGAACTATCGACTCGTAGATATTGCCCTAAAGCGGTTGCTAGGACGTGCATCTTACAACAAAGACGAAGAAATTGCTTGGTCGATTAAAATTGCTACCCTCGGTTGGGGTGGTTTTGTCGATGCACTAATTGATAGCGAAGAGTACCAGCAGAATTTTGGCGATACTACCGTACCCTACCAGCGGCGACGGTTTAAAGACAGACCGTTTAACTTGGTAACACCACGTTACGCCGACTACTGGCGCGATAAAGAGGAAACCGAACGCTATAAATCTGGCGCGATTAGCAACTTCTTTGATATGGCGCGATCGCTCAATATTAGAACCGTAACACCCCAGCCAGTTAGCACGGATAATATTAGCATTCCTGATACGTCACGGAAGGAAAAATCAGCAACGCCAGTTTCCATCAATCCCTCAGCAAGTTTTCCCGTGCGGCTGTAATTTTGAAAGTTTAATAGTGGGAAAATCTGACAGCCACAGATTGACTTACTCACGAACCAACATTCTGCCTACCCTACGTGGGATAATAAGCTAGAAAGCTCTATAGATATAGGCTTTGCTTGTTTCAAAAACTTTCCAATTTAGGGAAGGCGATCGATAAATTCAAACTGAATTTATCTGTTTTCATTTTGTGCGATTAACCTAGACGGGAGAATCCCTCATGGCACTGCCGTTACTCGATTACAAACCAACTACGCAAAATCATAGAGTCCGCAGCTTCGGCATTGCGGATCAAAACGAAGACACTCCATACATCTATCGTGTGGAAGATGCTAATTCTCCAGCAGAGATTCAAGAGTTAATTTGGGCTGCTTACCGTCAGGTATTTAGCGAACACGAAACTCTTAGAATCAACCGCCAAATTCAACTAGAATCGCAGTTGAAGAATCGTGCAATTACCGTGCGCGACTTCATTCGCGGCTTAGCTAAGTCGGAAAGATTCTACGAAATGGTAGTTTCAGTTAATAATAACTACCGGCTTGTAGATATTT from Chroococcidiopsis sp. SAG 2025 harbors:
- a CDS encoding phycobilisome rod-core linker polypeptide, which encodes MSIPLLEYKPSSQNQRVAGYEVPSEDTPWIYRLEDCIDPSDNQELIWAAYRQVFSEHEILKFYRQQQLESQLKNRAITVRDFIRGLAKSESFRRLVVETNSNYRLVDIALKRLLGRASYNKDEEIAWSIKIATLGWGGFVDALIDSEEYQQNFGDTTVPYQRRRFKDRPFNLVTPRYADYWRDKEETERYKSGAISNFFDMARSLNIRTVTPQPVSTDNISIPDTSRKEKSATPVSINPSASFPVRL
- a CDS encoding phycobilisome linker polypeptide is translated as MFGQTSLGSGRLSNAENRIYRYEVEGMRQTYKSDQLSYPIRSSGSFFISVPYNRMNEEMQRIHRMGGRIVSIEALTFDGDGQAKSDATAAHQNLTAESKDKAAGADINRETKAKSHE
- a CDS encoding phycobilisome linker polypeptide encodes the protein MFGQTTVGANGVSSTSSRMFRYEVVGLRQNDETDKNNYEIRRSGSVFVTVPYSRMNEEMQRITRLGGKIVKIEPLSTVK
- a CDS encoding HEAT repeat domain-containing protein; the protein is MESSAEELEVTATGLTVEQAIANLRSPDLSLRYYAAWWLGKFRVREPAAVDALIAALEDEADRTELGGYPLRRNAARALGKLSDRRAVPRLICCLACEDFYVREAAAQSLAMLGDPTAIPALMKLLAGGVDAAVFVPGRPHLIQPYDSVIEALGALQAKAAVSSIEPFINHPTARVQYAALRAMYQLTQEDSYGQRLVDGLANDDLKLRRVVLADLGAIGYVGAAEAIASCKVENSFKLLSLKGLLESQLQTQPEQLSDPAIHLMSLMDSLL
- a CDS encoding phycobilisome rod-core linker polypeptide, yielding MSIPLLEVKPSSQNQRVEGYEVPSEDTPIGYRLTETSSVSDIDEIIWAGYRQIFSEHLIIESYRQPFLESQLRNRAITVRDFIRGLGKSDVYRELVGETNSNYRLVDISFKRFLGRATYNQKEQIAWSIVIATKGLNGFIDAIVDSEEYRENFGNDIVPYQRRRFKGRPFNLVNPRYNGDWRDRENIRNLEGRGYYRARKTGDVTKELVRQAIPSNFMTMAGGIFTPEVNYQRSRDRVLSQISTMEIPDTTRKDTLPQTTIKPTKVALPYDYIPSDPRN
- a CDS encoding phycobilisome linker polypeptide yields the protein MSVLPADILAAAGRLGISAFDASSRVELRPDWTEDELQSVIRAVYRQVLGNDYVMKAERLTSAESLLRQGNFTVKDFVRAVAKSDLYKNKFFYSNPNQRFVELNFKHLLGRAPYDEAEWAYHTELCEDVGYDAEIDSYLDSVEYDNNFGNNVVPYYRGFSVEPGSRTVGFSRMFRLYRGYATSDRASIGGKSPRLTSELGRNQSSTIVQPSSGSGRWNFGAAIPKDAAPKKAIGGTQEESGRVYRIEITGLLQPGYPKVRRSSTAIMVPYERLSQKLQEITKKGGRIVSVNPA
- a CDS encoding HEAT repeat domain-containing protein; this translates as MSDPTQNLIQAVDRADSPESLVAAVRSLAAAKDEAGIGTLIAVLGYNNPVAAVAAVEGLTQLGAKAVQPLIEKLDGYNYGARAYSIRAIAAIADPLALEVLTTAAATDFAPSVRRAAAKGLGQMRWQNIATPAERAAGQQQALETLLSVSQDSDWSIRYAAVVGLQGLLQVSDLQAKIQPHLIQMIESDSDPAVRARAQLAINEVVSRKS